The Streptomyces sp. HSG2 genome has a segment encoding these proteins:
- a CDS encoding oxidoreductase, translating into MSERPRTRPEGPPADLTSAEAAMWHRFRDGTVYDLSSGDSVVDDPHGGHPWGPERTVRARVVCWLLLDGPPALAGRVSALKLAGVRVSGTMDLAGGVVVPYVELRGCRFEREVLLPEARCATVRLIDCSVPRLEAARLHTEGDLHLPRCRFHRGVRLTDAQIGTDLMLNESVAHRDRSGRAIAADGLAVGQDLQGELLEAHGETSLRGATVGVSLSLRGARLHHPYARFALNAPQLTVGRTLYLTPAGVGDPLLHGTTPAQGTRIQRFECRGGVRLDDGRFGDALDLELARFLLAEGQELSLRRVQTPELRFLGERPERGRVVLSGAKVVGLVDRADSWPGPGRLQMGGFAYDTLVPRGPFPLDVRLRWVAAATAEYHPEPYERLAAVLRAGGEDEQAREVLLAKQRRRRESLPAAAKLWGYVQDWTVAYGYRPGRAAVWMALLWAAGSIAFAQSDLAPLKSDEHPSWNPTLFALDLLLPVIELGQVDHWQLRGAWQWLAATLILLGWILATTVAAGATRLLRRG; encoded by the coding sequence TTGAGCGAGAGACCCCGCACGCGGCCGGAGGGGCCGCCCGCGGATCTGACGTCGGCCGAGGCCGCCATGTGGCACCGCTTCCGCGATGGCACGGTGTATGACCTGAGCAGCGGAGACTCGGTGGTGGACGACCCCCACGGCGGCCATCCCTGGGGACCGGAGCGAACGGTCCGGGCCCGGGTGGTGTGCTGGCTCCTGCTGGACGGGCCGCCCGCCCTGGCGGGTCGGGTCTCCGCGTTGAAGCTGGCGGGTGTCCGGGTCAGCGGCACCATGGATCTCGCCGGGGGCGTCGTGGTGCCCTATGTCGAGTTGCGCGGGTGCCGATTCGAACGCGAGGTGCTGCTCCCCGAGGCCAGGTGCGCCACCGTGCGACTGATCGACTGCTCCGTGCCGCGACTGGAGGCGGCCCGGCTGCACACCGAGGGCGATCTTCACCTGCCGCGCTGCCGCTTCCATCGCGGGGTCCGGCTGACCGACGCCCAGATCGGCACGGACCTGATGCTCAACGAGTCGGTGGCCCATCGGGACCGCAGCGGGCGGGCCATCGCGGCGGACGGTCTGGCCGTCGGTCAGGACCTTCAAGGAGAGCTGTTGGAGGCGCACGGCGAGACGAGCCTGCGCGGCGCGACGGTGGGGGTGTCGCTGAGCCTGCGCGGCGCGCGCCTGCACCACCCCTACGCGCGCTTCGCTCTCAACGCTCCCCAGCTCACCGTCGGCCGGACCCTCTACCTGACACCCGCCGGCGTGGGCGATCCGCTTCTCCACGGCACCACACCGGCACAGGGCACCCGCATCCAACGTTTCGAGTGCCGGGGAGGGGTCCGGCTCGACGACGGCCGGTTCGGCGACGCCCTGGACCTGGAGCTGGCCAGGTTCCTCCTCGCGGAGGGGCAGGAACTGTCCCTGCGCCGGGTCCAGACCCCCGAACTGCGCTTCCTCGGCGAGCGACCCGAGCGGGGGCGGGTCGTGCTGTCCGGGGCCAAGGTGGTCGGCCTGGTGGACCGGGCGGACAGCTGGCCGGGGCCGGGGCGCCTTCAGATGGGCGGCTTCGCCTACGACACCCTGGTGCCGCGCGGCCCGTTCCCTCTCGACGTGCGGCTGCGGTGGGTCGCAGCCGCCACCGCCGAGTACCACCCCGAGCCGTACGAACGGCTGGCCGCGGTGTTGCGGGCGGGCGGCGAGGACGAGCAGGCTCGGGAGGTGCTGCTCGCCAAGCAGCGTCGGCGGCGGGAGAGCCTGCCGGCGGCGGCCAAGCTGTGGGGGTACGTCCAGGACTGGACGGTCGCCTACGGGTACCGGCCCGGCCGGGCGGCGGTGTGGATGGCGCTGTTGTGGGCCGCGGGATCGATCGCCTTCGCCCAGTCCGACCTGGCCCCCCTGAAGAGCGACGAGCACCCCTCCTGGAACCCGACCCTGTTCGCCCTGGACCTGCTGCTCCCGGTGATCGAACTGGGGCAGGTCGACCACTGGCAGCTCCGCGGCGCCTGGCAGTGGCTCGCCGCCACGCT
- the hisD gene encoding histidinol dehydrogenase, with protein sequence MISRIDLREEGLPEEPALRALLPRADFDVAAALEKVGPICEAVGHHGDTALIDFAERFDGVRLDRVRVPAAALTRALEELDPAVREALEESIARARLVHRAQRRTTHTTQVVPGGTVTEKWVPVRRVGLYAPGGRSVYPSSVVMNAVPAQEAGVTSIALASPPQREHGGLPHPTILAACALLGVDEVYAAGGATAVAMFAHGTESCPAADMVTGPGNIWVAAAKRYFTGKIGIDAEAGPTEIAVLADDTADPVHLAADLISQAEHDPLAAAVLVTDSVPLADAVERELENQVAAARHVEDRIRPALTGRQSAIVLVRGVEDGLRVVDAYGAEHLEIQTADAAALADRVRNAGAIFVGPWAPVSLGDYAAGSNHVLPTGGCACHSSGLSVQSFLRGIHVVDYTREALADVAHHVVTLAEAEDLPAHGAAIKARFEWKVPEST encoded by the coding sequence GTGATCTCCCGAATCGATCTGCGCGAGGAGGGCCTCCCCGAGGAGCCCGCCCTGCGCGCCCTGCTGCCCCGAGCCGACTTCGACGTCGCGGCCGCCCTGGAGAAGGTGGGCCCGATCTGCGAGGCCGTGGGCCATCATGGCGACACGGCGCTGATCGACTTCGCCGAGCGGTTCGACGGCGTGCGGCTGGACCGCGTCCGGGTCCCGGCGGCAGCCCTGACCCGAGCCCTCGAAGAGCTGGATCCGGCGGTGCGGGAGGCCCTGGAGGAGTCGATCGCGCGCGCCCGGCTGGTGCACCGGGCCCAACGCCGTACCACCCATACCACCCAGGTGGTGCCCGGTGGCACGGTCACCGAGAAGTGGGTCCCGGTGCGGCGGGTCGGCCTGTACGCGCCCGGCGGCAGGTCCGTCTACCCCTCCTCGGTGGTCATGAACGCCGTTCCCGCGCAGGAGGCGGGCGTCACCTCGATCGCGCTCGCCTCCCCGCCACAGCGGGAACACGGAGGCCTCCCTCACCCGACCATCCTGGCCGCCTGCGCTCTGCTGGGCGTCGACGAGGTGTACGCGGCCGGAGGGGCCACGGCCGTGGCGATGTTCGCCCACGGCACCGAGTCCTGCCCCGCCGCGGACATGGTCACCGGGCCCGGCAACATCTGGGTCGCTGCGGCCAAGCGCTACTTCACCGGGAAGATCGGCATCGACGCCGAGGCCGGACCGACCGAGATCGCCGTCCTGGCCGACGACACCGCCGACCCCGTCCACCTCGCCGCCGACCTGATCAGCCAGGCCGAGCACGACCCGTTGGCCGCCGCCGTGCTGGTCACGGATTCCGTCCCCCTGGCGGACGCCGTCGAGCGGGAGCTGGAGAACCAGGTCGCCGCCGCCCGCCACGTGGAGGACCGGATCCGGCCCGCCCTCACCGGGCGCCAGTCCGCCATCGTGCTGGTGCGTGGTGTGGAGGACGGGCTTCGCGTGGTCGACGCCTACGGTGCCGAGCACCTGGAGATCCAGACGGCCGACGCCGCGGCCCTCGCCGACCGGGTGCGGAACGCCGGCGCGATCTTCGTCGGCCCGTGGGCGCCGGTCTCCCTGGGCGACTACGCGGCCGGGTCCAACCACGTCCTGCCCACCGGCGGCTGTGCCTGCCACAGCTCCGGGCTGTCGGTCCAGTCCTTCCTCCGCGGCATCCACGTCGTGGACTACACCCGGGAAGCCCTGGCCGACGTCGCGCACCACGTGGTCACGCTGGCGGAGGCCGAGGACCTGCCGGCGCACGGCGCGGCGATCAAGGCCCGCTTCGAGTGGAAGGTCCCCGAGAGCACGTGA
- a CDS encoding histidinol-phosphate transaminase, giving the protein MTDIDDLPVRDELRGKSPYGAPQLDVPVRLNTNENPYPLPDPLVERIAERVREAARHLNRYPDRDAVELRGRLAEYLTRTSGFPVDHRRVWAANGSNEVLQQVLQTFGGPGRTAIGFEPSYSMHALIARGTGTHWVSGPRSEDFSVDVDAARKAIDAHRPHVVFVTTPNNPTGASVPRDTVVALYDAAQAAGPAMVVVDEAYVEFSHGDSLLPLLDGRPHLVISRTMSKAFGAAGLRLGYLAADPAVVDAVQLVRLPYHLSAITQATALAALEHTDTLLGYVERLKAERDRLVARLRGIGYDVVESDANFVQFGRFRDAHAAWRSILDRGVLVRDNGVPGWLRVTAGTPEENDAFLDAVEEVKKEQST; this is encoded by the coding sequence GTGACCGACATCGACGACCTCCCCGTGCGGGACGAACTGCGCGGCAAGTCCCCGTACGGCGCTCCCCAACTGGACGTACCCGTTCGGCTGAACACCAACGAGAACCCCTACCCGCTGCCGGACCCCTTGGTGGAGCGGATCGCCGAGCGGGTCCGTGAGGCGGCGCGCCACCTCAACCGCTATCCGGACCGCGACGCCGTGGAGCTGCGCGGGCGGCTCGCGGAGTACCTGACCCGTACCTCGGGTTTCCCCGTCGACCATCGGCGCGTCTGGGCGGCGAACGGTTCCAACGAGGTGCTCCAGCAGGTGTTGCAGACCTTCGGCGGGCCCGGCCGGACGGCCATCGGTTTCGAGCCGTCGTACTCCATGCACGCGCTGATCGCCAGGGGAACCGGCACCCACTGGGTCTCCGGCCCCCGCTCGGAGGACTTCTCCGTCGACGTCGACGCCGCCCGGAAGGCGATCGACGCGCACCGACCGCACGTCGTGTTCGTCACCACCCCCAACAACCCCACCGGCGCCTCCGTGCCCCGCGACACGGTCGTCGCGCTGTACGACGCCGCGCAGGCGGCGGGGCCCGCCATGGTGGTGGTCGACGAGGCGTACGTGGAGTTCAGCCACGGCGACTCGCTTCTGCCGCTGTTGGACGGCCGCCCCCACCTGGTGATCTCCCGCACGATGTCGAAGGCCTTCGGCGCGGCGGGGCTGCGCCTGGGCTACCTCGCCGCCGATCCCGCCGTCGTCGACGCCGTCCAGCTCGTCCGGCTGCCGTACCACCTCTCGGCGATCACCCAGGCGACCGCGCTGGCCGCGTTGGAACACACCGACACGCTGCTCGGCTACGTCGAACGACTCAAGGCCGAGCGGGACCGGCTGGTCGCGCGGTTGCGCGGGATCGGCTACGACGTGGTCGAGTCCGACGCCAACTTCGTGCAGTTCGGGCGTTTCCGTGACGCGCACGCCGCCTGGCGCTCGATCCTCGACCGCGGCGTGTTGGTCCGCGACAACGGCGTGCCGGGATGGCTGCGGGTCACCGCCGGCACCCCGGAGGAGAACGACGCCTTCCTCGACGCGGTCGAGGAAGTGAAGAAGGAGCAGAGCACATGA
- the hisB gene encoding imidazoleglycerol-phosphate dehydratase HisB → MSREARVGRIERTTKETSVVVEIDLDGTGRTDIATGVGFYDHMLDQLGRHGLFDLTVKTDGDLHIDSHHTIEDTALALGAAFRQALGDKTGIHRFGTCSVPLDESLAQVTVDLSGRPYLVHTEPERMAPMIGEYDTTMTRHILESFVAQARVALHVHVPYGRNAHHIVECQFKALARALRQAAERDPRAAGILPSTKGAL, encoded by the coding sequence ATGAGTCGCGAGGCGCGTGTCGGACGCATCGAACGCACCACCAAGGAGACCTCGGTCGTCGTCGAGATCGATCTCGACGGCACCGGCCGGACCGACATCGCCACCGGCGTCGGCTTCTACGATCACATGCTGGACCAACTCGGTCGTCACGGCCTGTTCGACCTGACCGTGAAGACCGACGGGGACCTGCACATCGACTCCCACCACACCATCGAGGACACCGCCCTCGCGCTGGGGGCCGCCTTCCGGCAGGCGCTGGGGGACAAGACGGGGATCCACCGCTTCGGCACCTGCTCGGTTCCCCTGGACGAATCGCTCGCCCAGGTCACCGTCGATCTCTCCGGCCGTCCGTACCTGGTGCACACCGAGCCGGAGCGGATGGCGCCGATGATCGGCGAGTACGACACCACGATGACCCGACACATCCTGGAGTCCTTCGTCGCCCAGGCCCGGGTCGCCCTGCACGTGCACGTGCCCTACGGTCGCAACGCCCACCACATCGTGGAGTGCCAGTTCAAGGCGCTGGCCAGGGCGCTTCGCCAAGCCGCCGAACGCGACCCCCGGGCCGCCGGCATCCTGCCCTCGACGAAGGGCGCCCTGTAG
- the hisH gene encoding imidazole glycerol phosphate synthase subunit HisH, producing the protein MSAKSVVVFDYGFGNVRSAERALARAGADVEITRDFDRAMNADGLLVPGVGAFAACMSGLRAARGDWVVDRRLAGGRPVMGICVGMQILFARGIEHGVETEGLDEWPGTVGPLKAEVVPHMGWNTVDAPADSRLFAGLDPGARYYFVHSYAVHDWSLETHNPLIAPPTVTWSTHGRPFVAAVENGALWATQFHPEKSGDAGAQLLTNWIETL; encoded by the coding sequence GTGAGCGCCAAGAGCGTCGTCGTCTTCGACTACGGCTTCGGCAACGTCCGCTCCGCCGAGCGTGCCCTCGCCAGGGCCGGAGCGGATGTCGAGATCACCCGGGACTTCGACCGCGCCATGAACGCCGACGGCCTGCTGGTCCCCGGCGTGGGCGCCTTCGCCGCGTGCATGAGCGGTCTGCGGGCGGCCCGAGGCGACTGGGTGGTGGACCGCCGGCTCGCCGGCGGGCGTCCCGTGATGGGCATCTGCGTCGGCATGCAGATCCTGTTCGCGCGCGGCATCGAGCACGGGGTGGAGACCGAGGGACTCGACGAGTGGCCCGGCACCGTCGGGCCACTCAAGGCCGAGGTCGTGCCCCACATGGGCTGGAACACCGTCGACGCCCCGGCCGACTCCCGACTGTTCGCGGGCCTGGACCCGGGGGCCCGCTACTACTTCGTGCACTCCTACGCCGTCCACGACTGGTCCCTGGAGACCCACAACCCGCTCATCGCGCCTCCCACGGTCACCTGGTCCACCCACGGCCGGCCGTTCGTCGCGGCGGTGGAGAACGGCGCGCTGTGGGCCACGCAGTTCCACCCCGAGAAGTCCGGCGACGCCGGAGCCCAGCTCCTCACCAACTGGATCGAGACCCTGTAG
- the priA gene encoding bifunctional 1-(5-phosphoribosyl)-5-((5-phosphoribosylamino)methylideneamino)imidazole-4-carboxamide isomerase/phosphoribosylanthranilate isomerase PriA, which produces MTTLELLPAVDVRDGQAVRLVHGESGTETSYGSPLDAALAWQRAGAEWLHLVDLDAAFGTGTNRELIAEVTGAMDIKVELSGGIRDDDTLAAALATGCTRVNLGTAALEAPEWVASVIARHGDRIAVGLDVRGTTLRGRGWTRDGGDLYETLARLDREGCPRYVVTDIAKDGTLQGPNLALLRNVCAATDRPVVASGGVAGLDDLRALAGLVPLGVEGAIVGKALYAKAFTLEEALRVVSE; this is translated from the coding sequence ATGACCACGCTCGAACTCCTCCCCGCCGTCGACGTCCGCGACGGGCAGGCCGTCCGTCTGGTGCACGGCGAGTCCGGCACCGAGACCTCCTACGGCTCGCCGCTGGACGCCGCGCTCGCCTGGCAACGCGCGGGCGCCGAGTGGCTGCACCTGGTCGACCTCGACGCGGCCTTCGGCACCGGCACCAACCGCGAGCTGATCGCCGAGGTCACCGGAGCCATGGACATCAAGGTCGAGCTGTCCGGCGGCATCCGCGACGACGACACGCTCGCCGCCGCCCTCGCCACCGGCTGCACCCGCGTCAACCTGGGCACGGCGGCCCTGGAGGCCCCCGAATGGGTGGCGTCGGTCATCGCCCGCCATGGCGATCGGATCGCCGTCGGCCTCGATGTCCGGGGCACCACCCTGCGCGGTCGGGGCTGGACCCGGGACGGCGGGGACCTGTACGAGACCCTCGCCCGCCTCGACCGGGAGGGCTGCCCCCGCTACGTCGTCACCGACATCGCCAAGGACGGCACCCTCCAGGGACCCAACCTCGCGCTGCTGCGGAACGTCTGCGCGGCGACCGATCGACCCGTCGTGGCCTCGGGCGGCGTGGCCGGCCTGGACGACCTGCGCGCCCTGGCCGGGCTGGTGCCCCTCGGCGTCGAGGGTGCCATCGTCGGCAAGGCGCTCTACGCGAAGGCCTTCACCCTGGAGGAGGCCCTGCGGGTGGTGTCGGAGTGA
- the hisF gene encoding imidazole glycerol phosphate synthase subunit HisF, with amino-acid sequence MTLAVRVIPCLDVDGGRVVKGVNFQDLRDAGDPVEMAKVYDAEGADELTFLDITASSGNRETTYDVVRRTAEQVFIPLTVGGGVRTAEDVDRLLRAGADKVGVNTAAISRPELIKEIAERFGRQVLVLSVDARRVAPDTFEVTTHGGRRGTGLDAVEWAHRAAELGAGEILLNSMDADGTRDGYDLDMIAAVRRHVTVPVIASGGAGRLADFPPAVAAGADAVLAASVFHFGDLRVGQVKDTLGAAGHPVRR; translated from the coding sequence ATGACCCTGGCGGTCCGAGTCATCCCCTGCCTGGACGTGGACGGCGGCCGGGTCGTCAAGGGTGTCAACTTCCAGGACCTGCGCGACGCCGGCGACCCCGTCGAGATGGCCAAGGTCTACGACGCCGAGGGCGCGGACGAGCTGACGTTCCTCGACATCACCGCCTCCTCGGGCAACCGCGAGACCACCTACGACGTGGTACGACGCACGGCCGAGCAGGTGTTCATCCCCCTCACGGTGGGGGGAGGCGTCCGTACCGCCGAGGACGTCGACCGACTGCTTCGGGCCGGTGCCGACAAGGTCGGCGTCAACACCGCCGCGATCTCCCGCCCCGAACTGATCAAGGAGATCGCCGAGCGTTTCGGCCGGCAGGTCCTGGTCCTCTCCGTCGACGCCCGACGCGTCGCGCCGGACACCTTCGAGGTGACGACGCACGGCGGCCGACGGGGCACCGGCCTGGACGCGGTCGAGTGGGCCCACCGCGCGGCCGAACTCGGCGCGGGCGAGATCCTGCTGAACTCGATGGACGCCGACGGCACCAGGGACGGCTACGACCTGGACATGATCGCCGCGGTGCGCCGGCACGTCACGGTGCCCGTCATCGCCTCCGGGGGCGCCGGAAGGCTCGCGGACTTCCCGCCCGCCGTCGCGGCGGGTGCCGACGCGGTCCTCGCGGCCTCCGTCTTCCACTTCGGGGACCTGCGCGTCGGCCAGGTCAAGGACACCCTCGGAGCGGCGGGCCACCCCGTGCGGCGGTGA
- a CDS encoding TIGR03085 family metal-binding protein: protein MSTFAKRERLLLAELLETAGPDAPTLCEGWRTRDLAAHVVVRERRPDAAGGMLIKQLAARLDKVTEEFTDKPYSELIQLIRNGPPRFSPFAVKQVDEAANTVEFYVHAEDVRRAQKDWAPRELDPVFQDALWSRLERVARMLGRGLPTGLVLRRPDGRTVVARRGTPVVTATGEPSELLLFAFGRRAAARVELEGDADALAKLDAA from the coding sequence ATGTCGACATTCGCCAAGCGTGAACGCCTCTTGCTCGCGGAACTGCTGGAGACGGCGGGACCGGACGCGCCCACCCTGTGCGAGGGTTGGAGAACCCGTGATCTCGCCGCCCACGTCGTGGTGCGCGAGCGTCGCCCGGACGCCGCCGGCGGCATGCTGATCAAGCAGTTGGCCGCTCGGTTGGACAAGGTGACCGAGGAGTTCACCGACAAGCCCTACTCCGAGCTGATCCAGCTGATCCGCAACGGTCCGCCGCGCTTCTCCCCGTTCGCCGTGAAGCAGGTGGACGAGGCGGCGAACACGGTCGAGTTCTACGTGCACGCCGAGGACGTCCGACGTGCCCAGAAGGACTGGGCGCCGCGAGAGCTGGACCCCGTCTTCCAGGACGCCCTGTGGTCCCGTCTGGAGCGCGTGGCCCGGATGCTGGGGCGGGGACTGCCGACGGGCCTGGTGCTGCGGCGCCCCGACGGGCGGACGGTGGTGGCCCGGCGCGGGACGCCGGTGGTGACGGCGACGGGGGAGCCTTCGGAGCTTCTGCTCTTCGCGTTCGGGCGGCGCGCCGCGGCGCGCGTGGAGTTGGAGGGCGACGCGGACGCGCTGGCCAAGCTCGACGCGGCCTGA
- the hisI gene encoding phosphoribosyl-AMP cyclohydrolase → MTRTTTPADGLDPRIAARLKRAPDGLLPAIAQQYDTGEVLMLGWMDDEALHRTLTSGRCTYWSRSRGEYWVKGDTSGHVQWVKAVALDCDGDTVLVRVDQVGPACHTGTRTCFDSDVLLDGDGDGDRGGASAAGQ, encoded by the coding sequence ATGACCCGCACCACCACTCCGGCCGACGGCCTGGACCCGCGCATCGCGGCCCGCCTGAAGCGCGCCCCCGACGGGCTCCTGCCCGCCATCGCCCAGCAGTACGACACCGGCGAGGTGCTCATGCTGGGCTGGATGGACGACGAGGCCCTGCACCGCACGCTCACCAGCGGACGCTGCACGTACTGGTCGCGCAGCAGGGGCGAGTACTGGGTCAAGGGCGACACCTCCGGCCACGTCCAGTGGGTGAAGGCCGTGGCGCTGGACTGCGACGGCGACACCGTCCTCGTCCGCGTCGACCAGGTCGGCCCCGCCTGCCACACCGGCACGCGGACCTGCTTCGACAGTGACGTGCTCCTCGACGGCGACGGCGACGGCGACCGGGGCGGCGCGTCCGCCGCGGGTCAGTAG
- a CDS encoding anthranilate synthase component I, producing MDLETFRKLAGDRRVIPVTRKLLADGDTPVGLYRKLAAERPGTFLLESAENGRAWSRYSFVGVRSSAALTERDGRAHWLGEPPTGVPVEGDPLDALRATIQALHTPRDLAHDLGLPPFTGGMVGYLGYDIVRRLERIGPGDRDDLRLPELTMLLTSDLAVMDHWEGSVLLIANAINHNDLATGVDEAHADAVARLDAMQADLTRPVAQPPAALPPSRLPSYTARWGGADFQAAVEDVKERIRAGEAFQVVPSQRFETPCTASALDVYRVLRATNPSPYMYLFRFEGFDVVGSSPEALVKVEDGRAMLHPIAGTRHRGATPKEDQALADDLLADPKERAEHLMLVDLGRNDLGRVCEPGSVEVVDFMSIERYSHVMHIVSTVTGRVAADRTAFDVLTACFPAGTLSGAPKPRAMQIIDELEPSRRGLYGGCVGYLDFAGDSDTAIAIRTALLRDGVAHVQAGAGVVADSDPVAEDTECRNKAAAVLRAVDTANRLGG from the coding sequence ATGGACCTCGAGACGTTCCGCAAGTTGGCCGGCGACCGCCGGGTCATCCCGGTCACCCGCAAGCTCCTCGCCGACGGCGACACCCCGGTGGGGCTGTACCGCAAGCTCGCCGCCGAGCGCCCGGGCACCTTCCTGCTGGAGTCCGCGGAGAACGGCCGTGCCTGGTCCCGCTATTCCTTCGTGGGCGTCCGCTCGTCCGCCGCCCTGACCGAACGGGACGGACGGGCGCACTGGCTCGGCGAACCGCCGACGGGGGTCCCCGTCGAGGGAGACCCCCTGGACGCGCTCCGCGCCACGATCCAGGCCCTGCACACCCCGCGGGACCTCGCCCACGACCTCGGTCTCCCTCCCTTCACCGGCGGCATGGTCGGATACCTGGGCTACGACATCGTGCGACGCCTGGAGCGGATCGGCCCGGGAGACCGCGACGACCTCCGCCTGCCCGAGCTGACCATGCTGCTCACCAGTGATCTCGCGGTCATGGACCACTGGGAGGGCTCCGTCCTGCTCATCGCCAACGCCATCAACCACAACGACCTCGCCACGGGTGTGGACGAGGCCCACGCCGACGCGGTGGCCCGACTGGACGCCATGCAGGCCGACCTGACGCGCCCGGTGGCGCAGCCGCCGGCCGCGTTGCCGCCCTCTCGTCTGCCCTCCTACACCGCCAGGTGGGGCGGCGCCGACTTCCAGGCGGCCGTCGAGGACGTCAAGGAGCGCATCCGCGCCGGCGAGGCCTTCCAGGTGGTGCCCTCCCAGAGGTTCGAGACGCCGTGCACGGCGAGCGCCCTCGACGTCTACCGAGTCCTGCGGGCCACGAACCCCTCGCCCTACATGTACCTGTTCCGCTTCGAGGGCTTCGACGTGGTGGGTTCCTCCCCGGAGGCCCTGGTCAAGGTCGAGGACGGACGGGCGATGCTGCACCCCATCGCCGGCACCAGGCACCGCGGGGCCACCCCGAAGGAGGACCAGGCCCTCGCGGACGACCTCCTCGCCGACCCCAAGGAACGCGCCGAGCACCTGATGCTCGTCGACCTCGGCCGCAACGACCTCGGGCGGGTCTGCGAACCGGGCTCGGTGGAGGTCGTCGACTTCATGTCCATCGAGCGGTACTCGCACGTGATGCACATCGTCTCCACGGTCACCGGGCGCGTCGCCGCCGACCGGACCGCCTTCGACGTGCTCACCGCGTGTTTCCCTGCGGGCACCCTCTCCGGCGCGCCGAAGCCTCGCGCCATGCAGATCATCGACGAGCTCGAACCCTCCCGGCGCGGCCTCTACGGCGGCTGCGTCGGCTATCTCGACTTCGCCGGCGACTCCGACACGGCGATCGCCATCCGGACCGCTCTGCTCAGGGACGGCGTCGCCCACGTCCAGGCCGGCGCCGGCGTCGTCGCCGACTCCGACCCGGTCGCCGAGGACACCGAGTGCCGCAACAAGGCGGCGGCCGTGCTCCGGGCGGTGGACACCGCGAACCGGCTGGGAGGCTGA
- a CDS encoding TIGR02234 family membrane protein, whose protein sequence is MTAEPPAPADPEPPAPADPGHPAPAARRSLALALLGGALGVALVLLSSRQEWATGTVSVAGGDFPATASGGEVTGVPAALAVVGLAALVALFAVRRAGRRAVAVVLALSGAGALVSALPRVWVGGALDERAAAVAGDTTASVHSVATTAWPYTSVAGGALILLAGLLALRHGRWWPAMSGRHERSGPDGRPRAVRTAGVPERPEDLWKALDRGEDPTGGEPEASGERVGPSD, encoded by the coding sequence GTGACTGCCGAACCCCCCGCCCCCGCCGACCCCGAACCCCCCGCCCCCGCCGACCCCGGGCACCCCGCCCCCGCCGCGCGCCGGAGCCTCGCCCTCGCCCTCCTCGGGGGCGCGCTCGGCGTGGCCCTCGTACTGCTCTCCAGCCGACAGGAGTGGGCGACGGGCACCGTCTCGGTCGCGGGCGGCGACTTCCCGGCGACCGCGAGCGGCGGCGAGGTCACGGGGGTGCCCGCGGCCCTGGCCGTCGTCGGCCTCGCAGCGCTCGTCGCGCTCTTCGCGGTGCGCCGGGCCGGGCGCCGGGCCGTGGCGGTGGTGCTCGCGCTCAGCGGTGCCGGCGCCCTCGTCTCGGCCCTGCCGCGTGTCTGGGTCGGCGGGGCACTCGACGAGCGCGCCGCCGCCGTGGCCGGCGACACCACGGCCTCCGTCCACTCGGTGGCCACCACGGCGTGGCCGTACACGTCCGTGGCAGGCGGCGCGCTGATCCTGCTGGCCGGTCTGCTCGCACTCCGCCACGGACGGTGGTGGCCGGCGATGTCGGGGCGCCACGAGCGGAGCGGTCCGGACGGACGGCCGCGCGCCGTCCGGACCGCCGGCGTGCCCGAGCGCCCCGAGGACCTCTGGAAGGCCCTGGATCGCGGGGAGGACCCCACCGGTGGCGAGCCCGAGGCGAGCGGCGAACGCGTCGGCCCGTCCGACTGA
- a CDS encoding HGxxPAAW family protein: MAGSSHGHTPAAWTGVIIAFVGFCAAGAFMVMDQPYGFWAGMAVVLLGGVVGGIMRMMGLGQPKEVHPVHAATDEHRAAGAAG; this comes from the coding sequence ATGGCGGGCAGCAGCCACGGTCACACCCCGGCCGCCTGGACCGGTGTCATCATCGCCTTCGTCGGTTTCTGCGCGGCGGGCGCGTTCATGGTGATGGACCAGCCGTACGGCTTCTGGGCCGGCATGGCCGTCGTCCTCCTCGGCGGCGTCGTCGGCGGGATCATGCGGATGATGGGTCTCGGTCAGCCCAAGGAGGTCCACCCGGTCCACGCGGCCACCGACGAGCACCGCGCCGCCGGCGCGGCGGGCTGA